A single region of the Lysinibacillus sp. B2A1 genome encodes:
- a CDS encoding stage II sporulation protein P produces the protein MQNDKEIFDMLKDMYPQHPSQKFVTSTENTLRQQARSMSKKRIITRFSVMTSGFLVCAFIFSWLILYSENSEVSVEINDYGATSSNAIDEKEPVVYIYHSHNTESFIPEHQTKKSNQMFSHTKNVTLVGKELSKALKKLQIKAIHDETDIAKILKRKDLPFSDSYKVSRENLQQALAEHNSIQMIFDIHRDSLKRQDSTIEIKGENYARIQFIVSKTSENYDVNKKFATQLHKQLEELYPGLSMGVAEKGVTPQNTYNQELHDNSILLNIGSVENTLEETYRTTDIFAQVVKNIFEERN, from the coding sequence ATGCAAAATGATAAAGAGATATTTGATATGTTAAAAGATATGTACCCTCAGCATCCAAGCCAAAAATTTGTTACTTCGACTGAAAACACACTTAGACAACAAGCACGAAGTATGAGTAAAAAAAGAATAATAACAAGGTTCTCTGTTATGACAAGTGGTTTTTTAGTTTGTGCATTTATTTTTTCGTGGTTAATTTTATATAGCGAAAATAGCGAGGTTTCAGTAGAAATCAATGATTATGGAGCAACATCGTCTAATGCAATAGACGAAAAAGAGCCTGTAGTATATATTTATCATTCACATAATACAGAATCATTTATTCCTGAACATCAAACAAAAAAATCTAATCAGATGTTTAGTCATACTAAAAATGTAACATTGGTTGGAAAAGAGTTAAGTAAAGCATTAAAAAAATTGCAGATAAAAGCAATTCATGACGAAACAGATATAGCTAAAATCTTAAAACGAAAAGACCTACCATTTTCAGATTCTTATAAAGTATCAAGGGAAAATTTACAGCAAGCATTAGCTGAACATAATAGTATACAGATGATTTTTGATATACATCGAGATTCTCTGAAAAGACAGGATTCAACGATTGAAATTAAAGGGGAAAATTATGCAAGAATTCAATTTATCGTATCAAAAACAAGCGAAAACTATGACGTGAACAAAAAATTTGCAACACAGCTTCATAAGCAACTGGAGGAACTATATCCAGGACTATCGATGGGTGTAGCAGAAAAAGGAGTAACTCCTCAAAATACTTATAATCAAGAGCTTCATGATAATTCTATTTTATTAAATATAGGAAGTGTAGAAAATACGCTGGAAGAGACGTATAGAACAACTGATATTTTTGCACAAGTTGTAAAGAATATTTTTGAGGAGAGGAATTAA
- a CDS encoding RNA polymerase subunit sigma-70: MIDSNNLESRIVEIYNLYYLDVYRFLICFSGNQNDAEDLTQEVFIRVLKSLTNFNGKYNLKTWIFSIAKHVAVDHYRKKRFVSLFKDVFFNQLSSNEKKPDEVFEVTELKRCIHEAIAKLKPNYRAVMILRGISECSIKETSEILQCSEAKVKVDYHRASKELKRKLNIDIEGGLTNAK, encoded by the coding sequence TTGATTGATTCGAATAACTTGGAATCAAGAATCGTTGAAATTTACAATTTGTATTATTTAGACGTGTACAGATTTCTTATTTGTTTTTCGGGAAATCAAAATGATGCGGAGGATTTAACGCAAGAAGTATTTATTCGGGTGTTAAAAAGCTTAACAAATTTTAATGGTAAGTATAATTTAAAGACATGGATTTTTTCAATCGCAAAACATGTTGCAGTTGATCATTATAGGAAAAAACGGTTTGTCTCTTTATTTAAAGATGTTTTTTTTAATCAATTGTCCTCAAATGAAAAGAAGCCAGATGAGGTATTTGAAGTAACGGAATTAAAACGATGTATACATGAGGCCATTGCAAAATTAAAACCTAATTACAGAGCGGTAATGATTCTTCGAGGAATTTCTGAATGCTCTATTAAAGAAACCTCCGAGATTCTACAATGTAGTGAAGCTAAAGTGAAAGTTGATTATCACAGAGCTTCAAAAGAGTTGAAAAGAAAACTGAATATTGACATAGAGGGAGGTTTGACAAATGCAAAATGA